The Thermodesulfobacteriota bacterium genomic sequence TATCGTATTACCGGTATGTGATATCTTTTATCATTTATCTTGATGAAGTAAACATCATTATCATTTTCCATGAACTTTGATATCTTTATCATGCTTTGTTCGGTAAATTTTACCAGCTCTTCTCCATCCTTGGCATATAAACGGTCTTTTTTTATAAAAAGCTCTTCAGGGTTCAGTCTGATTTGTTTTTTGGTGTTCAATAAAAGGTAAATATCTTCTTTGGTGAAAATATTAAACACGAATAAAGCGGTGTCTTCATATTTGAAATAAACCTTCTCAGTATAACTGTCCGTAGCCTGGGCAACATGGTAGCCGTCTTTATCTTTTCTGATTGACGAATGAAAGAAATCGATTATTTTTTTGTGCTCAAACTCTCCATGTTTATTGTGCCAGCGGCCATTTGAGTCAAGCCAGAATACAGCCTTATCGCTGGAAATCACAATTTCTTTAGGCTGTTTTTTCATGATACTTTTCCATTGCCTGGATCAAACCTGTCTCCCCGCTGGTGGAAAAACATTATGCAGAACCCTGCTTGGCCTTGGTGACTAGTTGTTCGGCTATCTTGGATTCCAACCGAATACGCGTCTCCTTGTGTGCTTTTTTCTCCTCTTCAAGTAATTCGGCATTCTTTTCAGCGTCTCTGGCCAGTTTCTTTTTGAGGTCATCAATCTCGGCACTTTTTTTCTGTTTAATTCCGCCAATTTCTGAAGAATACTTTTTATCGAGTTCATGCAGATCTTGCTTATATTTTTTATCGAGGGTCTTTAATTCCTCCTGATACTTTTTGATGGCTTTTTTATGTTCGGCATTGAGCCGTGTAATTTCTTCAGCATGCTTTTTTTCCAGTTTGGGGATAAGGTCATGACGTCCTTTCTCTAATTTTTGGAACTCCTCATGTGACTCGAGTATGGCCTTGAACTTGGCTCTAGCTTCTTCCTTTTCTTTCTCAATCTGTTTTTTTAACGAGTCAACCGTTTTTTGGTGTTCTTCTTTTAAGCGATCAACCGTTGCCTTGTTTTCGTCCATTAGAGCGTCTATTTCAGTATCAAGGAGGCCCTGAACGCCGTCGACTCCTGATTTGAAACTTCCGAGCTCATTCTGGTGCTCTTTTTTCAACTGCGCTATTGTTTCGTCAAATTCATGCTGCTTCTTTTCGATTCTCTGCTGCCATTTAATGTCTGACTCATTGACGGCTTTGGTTTTTTCTTTTTCAACTTGTTCTCTTAAAGAGTCGATCTTGGCATCATGTTCGAGCTGTAGTTTGTCAAACTTTTGCTGATAATCACTTTCTGCCAGAGCTTTGGCATTGATTTTTTCCTGTTTCAGTTTGTTTTTTAAAGAAACAACCGCTTCCTCGTGCGTTTCAGCTAGCTTTTTTACCGAATCTTCGTGCTCCTTATTTATCTTATCGATGATTGAATCGTAGTGCTTTTTTGATTCATCAAGGGTCGCTTTCAGTTTGGCCAATTCGGCGGGCATTGCCTCATAGCGAAGGGACAGTTCTTTCTCTCGGGCTTGACTCTGTTCCA encodes the following:
- a CDS encoding MFS transporter permease; protein product: MKKQPKEIVISSDKAVFWLDSNGRWHNKHGEFEHKKIIDFFHSSIRKDKDGYHVAQATDSYTEKVYFKYEDTALFVFNIFTKEDIYLLLNTKKQIRLNPEELFIKKDRLYAKDGEELVKFTEQSMIKISKFMENDNDVYFIKINDKRYHIPVIR